The following proteins are co-located in the Micromonospora coriariae genome:
- a CDS encoding AAA domain-containing protein codes for MLSRSTSSAESPKLILDRATSLVDYLMAVRAQMEKPARTVPTVGAFWQHAFPDHPACEVGVSADGASWLRVGLPAPARPLRVPAQFAPYLNGPLGYGTEPRLVGAEEEIEPLRARLEAWREQEWRPWAEQARRIEEVRQLHRSLFDLKHRVDMNAASDELVWGHGVIRTEVAGHRVQYPLIVTPVAIEFDADRSLVTVVPQGAARLQTDPLSGLDERYLAQLLALAGSGGQLDLDVWDEFTRREFLERALRRLGQDPVVRDADQPAPTGPHVHDTGVLFTRPRQRMLRRFLEQLRARLLAGDDASIGALAAILAHEPSKLQMPQDQPERWTPLGERLLMPLPTNEAQESIARRLAQHRNVAVQGPPGTGKTHTIRNLICHLMAHGKRVLVVAQKEDPLRVLRDGLPQEIQSLCLAVLGRSTDQLVQLQLAARELSDRGATLDKRSEQQRVDRLRRQLGEAERDLGQALGGLRTMAENEAAHHEIDGIGLSPSDVGVWLRERAERYGDIPDDLPPHLKAPLSADEFTELLDIARRTVKQDRLQALRHLPTAADLPPAAAVLGDRRRLDEATRELNQLAAAGAALPQVRAFGPQPLDDLAAQLREALTVLAAREGSWTDRLGTLLQADPNWQQMWHDHVEACQRALGELTAATRVIAGHQVTVPDAHLAEPRRLLAQLGELRQRFAAGKGVSRVFQGTLAKLAADCRIDGEILRTTDDVDIVVAYVGRQRLRQELTTRWQEWTQPLELTIPVAANPETWAGRLLAEAESALDWDRRRWPALHATLRGLLPAIATTVDTQRLTTIADLVTRCATVFTHDRLVAAEREVAAALQAGMSGTDASELWRLLDLSRQSADLDRWDSYLDEVRRLAALRPDARRFRELSARLREAAPAWAASIDDGTAPTLADNGMDCLHRWQWRQAQTWFDTVVGSVDPVALGRRVEQIRERIRRLTQELVVASSWLEVSKALDDRRRAALADWTTALRKIGKGTGKNAALWQAHAQRAMSAAVDAVPVWVMSVDRAIEQFAGGAHFDVVIVDEASQADVFSLPILSLAERAVVVGDDQQIGPQLSFVGAVTGLINSHLVDVPSAEHFDPESSLYDHAVRRSPERILLTEHFRSVPAIIGFSSQTYYGGEIEPLRTDRPAGIGDPVIAVHVPDGIRQDLTTYGNVNVAEAEALVARVAAIVADPVYAGRTIGVVSLLSTSGQALYLLTRIRETVGEEEMERRRLRVGDSYTFQGDERDIVLVSLVVSPHQGPVSAFTKRDHHRRVNVAASRARDQLWVFHSVQPADMREDDARGLLLTYCQNVTVADEAYDDLEKRCDSDFERAVLRRILLRGYRPLPQFRIGSYRIDFVLPAPNGRRLAIECDGDAYHGPEQWESDMRRQAVLERVGNCVFVRIRGSVFSRDPEAAMEPLWQRIEELGIGVAPPVAAPAPAVDGATFIDATPVIDVPSLPQQDRLVVVVDRHWRDEVGSVVDAEPVKERTEQEASVEDPTVDGYETPASQPVLGVSVRDDPSELETAKTPAVPKQAEAPAPGSPTGARQGSDEPQTASSPTGVGPATALSDSRPLTRDRAGSEQQETEDDPDAPVPAGYRSVAWLRPYEAGAVISSYRHRQDVPVRHDGKMLGWARFHPITSAEARKHRANVRIDRAEPGGPRVVCWVRQNEAKAVVEAARNRQDSPVEDRDGSPEGMVQYFAPGSAAANRYRSVTRLLRLIAQGGSTQRLSAEAVTGRPPARQAPSRAELEGRELEAVFHAAMVKTYERARDEANYNAGLLLRMVTAKGGLATARQLLANPAVSDGFTALWERGRVDLTAEAVVLHPQFRSLFTAEELAVASSRVADASSNHS; via the coding sequence ATGCTCTCCCGCTCCACGTCCTCCGCCGAGTCGCCCAAGCTGATCCTCGACCGGGCCACCTCGCTGGTCGACTACCTGATGGCCGTGCGGGCGCAGATGGAGAAGCCCGCCCGGACGGTCCCCACCGTCGGCGCCTTCTGGCAGCATGCGTTCCCCGATCACCCGGCCTGCGAGGTCGGTGTCTCCGCCGACGGCGCCAGCTGGCTGCGGGTGGGGCTGCCGGCACCGGCCCGTCCGCTGCGGGTGCCCGCGCAGTTCGCGCCGTACCTGAACGGCCCTCTCGGGTACGGCACGGAACCCCGACTGGTCGGCGCGGAGGAGGAGATTGAGCCGCTGCGGGCGCGACTCGAGGCGTGGCGGGAGCAGGAGTGGCGGCCATGGGCCGAGCAGGCCCGGCGCATCGAGGAGGTACGCCAGCTGCACCGCAGTCTGTTCGACCTGAAGCATCGGGTCGACATGAACGCGGCTTCGGACGAGCTGGTCTGGGGTCACGGTGTCATCCGGACGGAGGTCGCCGGGCACCGGGTGCAGTACCCGCTCATCGTCACCCCGGTGGCGATCGAGTTCGACGCCGACCGGTCCCTGGTGACGGTGGTCCCCCAAGGCGCGGCCCGGCTGCAGACCGACCCGCTGAGCGGCCTCGACGAACGCTACCTCGCTCAGCTGCTCGCCCTCGCCGGCTCCGGCGGCCAGCTCGACCTCGACGTGTGGGACGAGTTCACCCGCCGGGAGTTCCTCGAACGTGCGCTGCGCCGCCTCGGCCAGGACCCGGTCGTCCGGGACGCCGACCAGCCCGCCCCCACCGGCCCGCATGTGCACGACACCGGCGTGCTGTTCACCCGGCCGCGGCAGCGGATGCTGCGCCGCTTCCTGGAACAGCTGCGCGCCCGGTTGCTCGCGGGCGACGACGCCAGCATCGGCGCGCTCGCCGCGATCCTCGCGCACGAACCCAGCAAGCTGCAGATGCCGCAGGACCAGCCGGAACGTTGGACGCCGCTGGGTGAGCGTCTGCTGATGCCGCTGCCCACCAACGAGGCGCAGGAATCGATCGCCCGCCGGCTCGCCCAGCACCGCAACGTCGCAGTGCAGGGCCCGCCCGGCACCGGCAAGACGCACACCATCCGCAACCTCATCTGCCACCTGATGGCCCACGGCAAGCGGGTGCTGGTGGTCGCGCAGAAGGAGGACCCGCTGCGGGTCCTGCGCGACGGGCTGCCGCAGGAGATTCAGTCGCTGTGCCTGGCTGTGCTGGGCCGCTCCACCGACCAGCTCGTGCAGCTCCAACTGGCTGCCCGCGAACTCTCCGACCGCGGGGCGACCCTGGACAAGCGGAGCGAACAGCAGCGGGTGGACCGGCTGCGCCGCCAGCTCGGGGAGGCCGAACGCGATCTGGGTCAGGCCCTCGGCGGCCTGCGTACCATGGCCGAGAATGAGGCCGCCCACCACGAGATCGACGGCATCGGGCTCTCCCCGAGCGACGTCGGCGTCTGGTTGCGGGAACGGGCCGAGCGCTACGGCGACATCCCCGACGACCTGCCACCGCACCTCAAGGCGCCGCTGAGCGCCGACGAGTTCACCGAGCTGCTCGACATCGCCCGCCGTACCGTCAAGCAGGATCGGCTGCAGGCGTTGCGCCACCTGCCGACGGCGGCCGACCTGCCACCGGCGGCGGCCGTTCTCGGCGACCGACGGCGGCTGGACGAGGCAACCCGCGAGCTGAACCAGCTTGCCGCCGCCGGCGCGGCCCTGCCGCAGGTCCGCGCATTCGGCCCGCAGCCCCTCGACGACCTCGCCGCGCAGCTGCGCGAGGCGCTGACCGTGCTGGCCGCCCGGGAGGGTTCCTGGACGGACCGGCTCGGCACCCTGCTCCAAGCCGACCCCAACTGGCAGCAGATGTGGCACGACCACGTCGAGGCCTGCCAGCGGGCCCTCGGCGAACTCACCGCCGCCACCCGGGTCATCGCCGGCCACCAGGTCACCGTGCCCGACGCTCACCTGGCCGAGCCCCGCCGCCTGCTCGCGCAGCTCGGTGAGCTGCGGCAACGCTTTGCCGCCGGCAAGGGCGTCAGCCGAGTCTTTCAGGGCACCCTGGCCAAGCTCGCCGCCGACTGCCGCATCGACGGGGAGATCCTGCGGACCACCGACGACGTCGATATCGTCGTCGCCTACGTCGGACGGCAGCGGCTGCGCCAGGAGCTGACCACCCGCTGGCAGGAGTGGACCCAGCCGCTCGAGCTCACCATCCCGGTCGCGGCGAATCCCGAGACGTGGGCCGGCCGGCTGCTCGCCGAGGCCGAGTCCGCTCTCGACTGGGACCGCCGCCGCTGGCCGGCGCTGCACGCCACCCTGCGCGGGCTGCTCCCGGCCATCGCGACGACCGTGGACACCCAGCGGTTGACCACCATCGCGGACCTGGTCACCCGCTGCGCCACCGTCTTCACCCATGACCGCCTGGTCGCCGCCGAACGCGAGGTGGCTGCCGCGCTTCAGGCCGGCATGTCGGGTACGGATGCCAGCGAGTTGTGGCGGCTGCTCGACCTCAGCCGGCAGAGCGCCGACCTCGATCGCTGGGACTCGTACCTCGACGAGGTGCGCCGGCTCGCCGCGCTGCGTCCCGACGCGCGACGCTTCCGTGAGCTGTCGGCCCGGCTGCGGGAGGCAGCGCCCGCGTGGGCAGCCAGCATCGACGACGGCACCGCGCCCACGCTCGCCGACAACGGCATGGACTGCCTGCACCGGTGGCAGTGGCGGCAGGCGCAGACCTGGTTCGACACGGTGGTCGGCAGCGTCGACCCGGTCGCCCTCGGCCGGCGCGTCGAGCAGATCCGGGAGCGCATCCGCCGCCTCACCCAGGAACTCGTCGTCGCCTCCTCCTGGCTGGAGGTCTCAAAGGCCCTCGACGACCGCCGCCGGGCGGCGCTCGCCGACTGGACCACCGCGCTGCGCAAGATCGGCAAGGGTACGGGGAAGAACGCCGCCCTGTGGCAGGCCCACGCCCAGCGGGCGATGAGCGCGGCGGTGGACGCCGTGCCGGTCTGGGTCATGTCCGTGGACCGGGCCATCGAACAGTTCGCCGGTGGCGCCCACTTCGACGTGGTGATTGTCGACGAGGCGTCCCAGGCGGACGTGTTCTCGCTGCCCATCCTCAGCCTCGCCGAGCGGGCCGTGGTCGTCGGCGACGACCAGCAGATCGGTCCGCAGCTGTCGTTCGTCGGCGCCGTCACCGGTTTGATCAACTCGCATCTGGTCGACGTGCCATCGGCCGAGCATTTCGACCCGGAGAGCAGCCTCTACGACCACGCGGTCCGCCGCTCGCCCGAACGCATCCTGCTCACTGAGCACTTCCGCTCCGTGCCGGCCATCATCGGCTTCTCCAGCCAGACCTACTACGGCGGCGAGATCGAGCCGCTGCGCACCGACCGCCCCGCCGGGATCGGCGACCCGGTGATCGCGGTGCACGTGCCCGATGGCATCCGGCAGGACCTCACCACCTACGGCAACGTCAACGTCGCCGAGGCCGAGGCCCTGGTCGCACGGGTCGCAGCGATCGTCGCCGACCCCGTGTACGCCGGCCGGACCATCGGCGTGGTCAGCCTGCTCAGCACCAGTGGACAGGCCCTCTACCTGCTCACCCGGATTCGCGAGACCGTCGGCGAGGAGGAGATGGAACGCCGCCGGCTGCGCGTCGGTGACTCGTACACCTTCCAGGGCGACGAACGTGACATCGTGCTGGTCTCCCTGGTCGTGTCCCCGCACCAGGGACCCGTGTCGGCATTCACCAAGCGAGACCACCACCGCCGAGTCAACGTGGCCGCGTCACGGGCCCGCGACCAGCTCTGGGTCTTCCACTCCGTGCAACCCGCCGACATGCGCGAGGACGACGCCCGCGGCCTGCTGCTCACCTACTGTCAGAACGTCACCGTCGCCGACGAGGCGTATGACGACCTGGAGAAGCGCTGCGACAGCGACTTCGAACGTGCGGTGCTGCGCCGCATCCTGCTGCGCGGCTACCGGCCGCTGCCGCAGTTCCGCATCGGCAGCTACCGGATCGACTTCGTGCTGCCCGCCCCGAACGGCCGCCGCCTCGCCATCGAATGCGACGGCGACGCCTACCACGGGCCGGAGCAGTGGGAGAGCGACATGCGCCGCCAGGCGGTGCTGGAGCGGGTTGGCAACTGCGTGTTCGTGCGGATCCGGGGGAGCGTGTTCAGCCGAGATCCGGAGGCGGCGATGGAGCCGCTGTGGCAGCGCATCGAGGAGCTGGGTATCGGCGTCGCCCCGCCCGTCGCCGCCCCCGCACCTGCCGTGGACGGGGCAACGTTCATCGACGCCACGCCGGTCATCGACGTGCCGTCCCTGCCTCAGCAGGATCGGCTGGTGGTTGTCGTGGATCGGCACTGGCGCGACGAGGTCGGATCGGTCGTTGACGCCGAGCCGGTGAAGGAGCGCACTGAGCAGGAGGCATCGGTCGAGGATCCGACGGTGGACGGGTACGAAACACCTGCATCGCAGCCGGTTCTTGGCGTTTCCGTACGAGACGACCCATCAGAGCTTGAGACGGCGAAGACGCCTGCTGTCCCCAAGCAAGCGGAAGCACCTGCGCCCGGGTCGCCGACAGGGGCCCGGCAGGGCAGCGACGAGCCGCAAACGGCTTCCTCGCCGACGGGTGTCGGACCTGCCACCGCCCTGTCCGACTCACGGCCGCTAACCCGGGACCGGGCCGGGAGCGAACAGCAGGAGACGGAGGATGATCCGGACGCGCCGGTGCCGGCCGGCTATCGAAGTGTCGCCTGGCTGCGTCCATATGAGGCGGGAGCGGTGATCAGCAGCTACCGGCATCGCCAGGACGTGCCGGTCCGGCACGACGGCAAGATGCTCGGCTGGGCCAGATTCCACCCCATCACGTCGGCGGAGGCGCGGAAACACCGGGCCAACGTCCGGATCGACCGGGCGGAGCCCGGCGGGCCCCGAGTGGTCTGCTGGGTACGCCAGAACGAGGCCAAGGCCGTCGTGGAAGCGGCGAGAAACCGACAGGACAGCCCGGTCGAGGACCGCGACGGCTCGCCGGAAGGAATGGTCCAGTACTTTGCCCCGGGTAGTGCTGCGGCGAACCGGTACCGGAGTGTCACCCGGCTGCTGAGGCTGATCGCTCAGGGCGGAAGTACACAGAGGCTCTCAGCCGAAGCTGTGACAGGACGTCCACCGGCCAGACAGGCACCGTCCAGGGCTGAGCTGGAGGGACGGGAGCTGGAAGCGGTCTTTCACGCGGCGATGGTGAAGACCTACGAGCGGGCGCGGGACGAGGCGAACTACAACGCAGGTCTGCTGCTCAGGATGGTTACTGCGAAGGGCGGATTGGCGACGGCCCGACAGTTGCTGGCCAACCCTGCCGTCTCTGACGGGTTCACGGCCCTCTGGGAGCGGGGTCGCGTGGATCTGACAGCCGAGGCGGTCGTACTGCATCCGCAGTTCCGATCGCTCTTCACCGCCGAGGAACTGGCTGTTGCCAGCAGCCGGGTGGCTGACGCATCTTCCAACCACTCGTGA
- a CDS encoding HNH endonuclease signature motif containing protein: MNRAWSLLTIDESERQFAGNLGYTDVLGSRYAWDSTVPNHRAVQPGDLAVLRNGSHVLGVGWIDDVQTETATKVRRRCPSCGNTAFKTRKQLTPRYKCSPCQNLFDEPSQEQINATVYMCDYARTWRPTTDVRVTNVASAYLNRSAQQSIRPLDPELITRLLGQAYDPSLRWWVEATDPQLPAGHRPRLGHVRIGQAQFRQVLRQRFGDRCLITGPQPAQAIEAAHLYRYCDTPKHDIAGGVLLRRDLHSLFDGFLLAIDPSDWVVRLSPSLDPFPDLAQLGERHLAIPPQVRPREEYLVAHLRWATDLWKPKNDKRDAG; encoded by the coding sequence ATGAACCGTGCATGGAGTCTGCTGACCATCGACGAGTCGGAGCGGCAGTTCGCCGGAAACCTCGGGTACACCGACGTTCTGGGCAGCAGGTATGCCTGGGACAGCACCGTCCCGAACCACCGCGCTGTTCAACCGGGTGATTTAGCCGTCCTGCGCAACGGTAGCCATGTGCTCGGCGTCGGCTGGATCGACGACGTGCAGACCGAGACAGCAACGAAGGTAAGGCGTCGCTGCCCAAGCTGCGGCAATACCGCGTTCAAGACACGGAAGCAGTTGACCCCGCGCTACAAGTGCTCGCCCTGCCAGAACCTGTTCGACGAGCCCTCTCAGGAACAGATAAATGCCACTGTCTATATGTGCGACTACGCTCGCACCTGGAGGCCGACGACAGACGTCCGGGTGACGAATGTAGCGTCTGCATATCTCAATCGCTCGGCCCAGCAATCGATACGGCCACTGGACCCTGAACTGATCACCCGGCTGCTCGGACAGGCCTACGATCCCAGCCTCCGATGGTGGGTTGAAGCCACCGACCCGCAGCTACCGGCTGGCCATCGCCCCAGACTGGGTCATGTTCGCATCGGCCAAGCTCAGTTCCGGCAGGTACTGCGCCAACGATTCGGGGACCGCTGTCTCATAACCGGACCGCAACCCGCGCAAGCCATCGAAGCAGCCCACCTATACCGCTATTGCGACACGCCGAAGCATGACATCGCCGGCGGCGTCCTCCTTCGCCGAGATCTCCACTCGCTGTTCGACGGCTTCCTCCTCGCCATCGATCCCTCGGACTGGGTGGTGCGGCTGAGCCCTTCTCTCGACCCGTTTCCAGATCTGGCTCAGCTCGGCGAAAGGCACTTGGCCATCCCGCCCCAGGTCCGCCCGCGCGAGGAGTACCTGGTGGCTCATCTGAGATGGGCCACAGATCTCTGGAAACCAAAAAACGACAAGCGGGACGCCGGATAG